In Bradyrhizobium paxllaeri, the genomic stretch CTGACCGGCGCTCTGTGATTATTCTCGGGAGCGGCTTGTACCTGTGGATCGCGAAGCGGCGCTCTGCGAGGATGGAAAATGCCGCCATTGCCGTCGAGGCGGGGGCTGCCGAATGACCGTCGTCCGATCGGGTTCTCGGCAATGGACCAGTCCTGCGGTGCTGGCTGTTATTACCGTGGCCGGCCTCTCGGCATTGATCGGAGAAGGCGGCATCTGGTGGGCGTTTTCGTGGGTGGCGCTCGCAGTGCCCTGCGTGTGCAGCGTCTTCTATTTCATTCGCGGCGCTTTTGGTGCGCCGGCACCGTCTGCGATTGATGGCGAGCGGTCGACCCGCTAACGTCAACGAAGTTGTTGGCGGGTGGCGACCCTACCAGGTCGCTGTGCCCTTCATCGTCGGTTGGCCCTCGGCGTTGGCGATCCACAGTTCCATGCCGGCGTGGGTCTCGTTGGCGTTGATCGAGAACTCGCTGCCTTCGAACAGCGGCTGCACGCCGCGGTAGCTGAATTTCTTCGGCGCCGAGTCGCCGTGAAGTTTTGCCGCGAATTCGACGATCAGGGCGGCCTGCAGGGGACCATGGAAGATCAGCCCCGGATAGCCCTCGATCTTGGTGACGTAGTCGCGGTCGTAGTGGATGCGGTGGCCGTTGAAGGTCAGCGCCGAATAGCGAAACAGCAGCACGGGATCGCTGACGTGGCTTTCGCGATGCTTTGCGACCGGCGGCGGAGGAGGGGCTTTCGGCGGGGAAGCGGGCGCTGTGCCGCCGATATCGCGATAGACGATGTCCTGCCGCTCGCGGACGGCAACGCCGCGCGGTGTCGTGACCGTGTGTTCGACGGAGACGAAGCACAGCGTGCCGGTCGAGCCGGTCTTCACCGTCACATCTGCGATCCGCGAGGTTCGCGTCGATTCATCGCCGACGCGCAAGGGCTCAATGAACTCGATCTCGCCGCCGGCCCACATCCGGCGCGGCAGCGGCACCGGCGGCAGGAAGCCGCCGCGCGTGGGATGCCCGTCGGGGCCGAGCATCGACATCGGAAACACCGGCTGCGCCAGGCACCAATGCGTGGTCCACGGCGCGGCGTCACCCGTCTGGGGCTCGCCGATGTCCTGAAACAGCGTCGCGCGCAGGCCCTTCACGAGTTGTGCAGTGACGATGTCGGATGCTTCCGTGCTGCGGCCGATCCATTGGCGCAGATGGTCGAGATCGAGTTTGGCGGCGGCTTCGGTCATGACTTCAGGCTTTTGATACGGGCTGCGGGAAGTTCGACGTGTTCGCCGATGGCGGGCACGGGGCCATAGTGCCTGTCTTCACCAACGAAGATCGCGGCGGGCGCGGCATAGCTCACCTTGCCGTTGGGCGTATCGACCTCGATGCGGCGCAGATGCGGGTGCACGGCGAGATCGGCCATGGTGTTCACCTCGGCGAAGGCAATGTCGGCCTCGTCGAGGCGCTTGAGCAACTCGACGCGATTCATCGAAGCAAAGGCATCGGCTACCGTCTTGTCGGTGAGCTGGCGGTTGCGCACGCGCTCGACCATGTTGGCAAAGCGCGGATCGTTCGGCAGGTCG encodes the following:
- a CDS encoding FAS1-like dehydratase domain-containing protein — encoded protein: MTEAAAKLDLDHLRQWIGRSTEASDIVTAQLVKGLRATLFQDIGEPQTGDAAPWTTHWCLAQPVFPMSMLGPDGHPTRGGFLPPVPLPRRMWAGGEIEFIEPLRVGDESTRTSRIADVTVKTGSTGTLCFVSVEHTVTTPRGVAVRERQDIVYRDIGGTAPASPPKAPPPPPVAKHRESHVSDPVLLFRYSALTFNGHRIHYDRDYVTKIEGYPGLIFHGPLQAALIVEFAAKLHGDSAPKKFSYRGVQPLFEGSEFSINANETHAGMELWIANAEGQPTMKGTATW